The Trichosurus vulpecula isolate mTriVul1 chromosome 3, mTriVul1.pri, whole genome shotgun sequence genome includes a window with the following:
- the RD3L gene encoding protein RD3-like has product MPLFSWMKWSKRESHKSTHYPGSDVVTKTLLRELTWHLKERERLIQEIENEQKVKKTGVDYNWLKNYQNPQATIPATEQRQLEALCSQVQPCQTGTILSRFREVLAENDVLPWEIVYIFKQVLRDFLTNAEKQSQQEELEDTQTTNCSVHFGVLGESTKNSDKEEIPTISSYIDKNTKNMFPAFSQRIWNLPYYYPST; this is encoded by the exons ATGCCACTTTTTAGCTGGATGAAGTGGTCAAAAAGAGAATCCCATAAATCCACACACTATCCAGGCTCAGATGTAGTAACAAAGACTCTGCTTCGGGAGCTGACATGGCACCTAAAAGAACGTGAGAGATTAATACAGGAGattgaaaatgaacaaaaagtgaaaaaaactgGTGTGGATTACAACTGGCTAAAAAACTACCAGAATCCCCAAGCAACCATCCCAGCTACTGAACAaagacagcttgaagctctctgcTCACAAGTTCAACCTTGCCAGACTGGGACTATTCTCAGCAG ATTTCGAGAAGTTTTAGCAGAAAATGATGTTTTGCCGTGGGAAATAGTCTACATCTTCAAGCAAGTGTTAAGAGATTTTCTAACCAATGCAGAAAAACAAAGTCAACAAGAGGAACTGGAAGACACACAGACTACAAACTGTTCTGTCCACTTTGGAGTTCTAGGTGAAAGCACCAAGAATTCAGACAAAGAAGAAATTCCCACTATTTCAAGTTACAttgataaaaacacaaaaaatatgtTCCCTGCATTCTCACAGAGAATATGGAATCTGCCATATTACTATCCATCAACTTAA